GGAGTAAATAAACAAGTCATGTAGACAAGAAAAATAAAGTTTGGATATTCGTGGGTCTTTCAAGATTTTCAACTAATATTAGTTCTCTTAATTGGGAAGAGTCTGGCCTAATCCAAGGCATTAGTTTTACTTGCGTTCTTTTCTCGTGCTATAATTGAGTACCGTTAATCCGTTTCGGTTAAAGAAAGTTGAGAAGATTAATTTTGTTTTAACATCTATTGATTTATCATTTTCTTATAAAGACAAGATTCCATTTGATAATATCACACGTTATCATTCTTCGAGAAGGATTAATAACCTCTATATTGCGGCCTTTAAATTAGACCACAGAAGGTTCTTTCAATCAATAAATGTCAAAGCCAAAGTATCCTAATCTAACAAACGACAATATAATTAAGGGGAAAGAGTCAAAAATATTTCTTTACTTTGTTTTAACGGCTAAAAGTATACTCCGAACTAATTTTGGGTCATTTATGCCCCTGCTATTATGAAAGTTGACAAATATATCCTTCATTTGACAGAAATCCCCAAATTGATTTGAATAACCCAATTTCTTAAAAAATAACTCACTCCCCTGTTTTATCGGCCCCGACCCATGGCCCGAAATCAATGATTTTGAAAGCTGCTCTGATTTCTTGCTATACCTTTATACCAACTATACTTTTATCTCACACCAATTGACCGAAACCATGAGAACGCATCAAGAGAATAATATGCAGCACTTTAAATTTCCAGTACAAAAGCAACTTCAAGCTATTATAATGAACGTTCAATGGCAAAAACAATATGATTAAAATACATTAGATAACAAAATCAACCGAGTTCACGGAAGCCAAGTGTTGAAAAGGCTCTGATTTCTTGCTAACTGAAATcaatggtgtttttttttttgctttgtagtAGCGATAACGGGTAATATGGCGGCAACAGTCTGTGGTGGGAAAGGGAATGGGAGAAGTGGTTGGTCGGAGATGAGTTCGCCGGAGAGTCAAGTTGCTGGAGGAGAAAATATGAGAGAGAAGAAGACTTGGGTTTTTAGGAGGCGGGGACGTATTTGAATCAATTTGGGGATTTTCGTCAATGAAGGATATAGACTTGGGTTTTTAGGAGGCTGGACGTATAAAATATGGGAATGGGTTATTTTTTCCGAAATCGGGTTATTTGAATCAATTTGGGGATTTCCGTCAATGAATGATATATTTGTTAACTTTCATAACGGCAGGGGCATAAATAACCCAAAATTAATTTGAAGaatatttttaatcattaaaacaaagtagaggaatatttttgacccttttccctataaTTAAActactatttatttatttattttggaagTTTCTAGTAAAACCCAAaattaaaggaaaagaaaagaggtTTCATTGATCATGCTGGAAAAGGCTAGAGCCTTATGATGATTTTGGAGAATGCTAATCCAGCTACCATACATGCAAGTAATTAATAATGATTGGGCCGGGACGATGTTTTTTTTATCCTATAACTATATATACTACTAGAAATATAGGCTTTTTGCACTGATTATCAGTGAGAAATTTGtattataaaacatgatttttcaCCTCATTTCCATCGAATCAGTTCACAGGAAAAATACATGGTGGGAAACAGCCTATTGAAACTCTAAGAAACTTTCTAATTTTTCTGTTTGAAAACagtactattttttttcttttctcactaAGTCAACCAAAATATATGTGAGAATAGCATTAAACTTTTTTTGTGGGAAATTTCAGAGGGAATTAGTAGTGATAGAAAATATGTACCATCAAGCGACTGATATACATGATAATGCGAGAAATTAATTAAGCCATTGAAAATTTACTAAACATCGTGAATTCTATTTTAAGTTGTTTCATTCCAAAAAAAGAAAGTACATAAATCCATGAGAGATTGCTCATAAAACGATTTTATACGTGAGTTAGCACCCTAATATGCATACCTTGATACCTATATAGAATATACACGCCTAATATACACCTTATTTAATACTCCTATTGCTCAAGCTTACACTTTAATTTCTTTCTAAAAATTAAGCTCTTATTTTGTCTTAATTTGCTTTTTAAGAGATGTTTGATAATATAGAATCATCTTTTTTGGACTCGGAGTACAATTATATCGAGGTACTATGTACGTCAAAGCTAAAAATTATCCTATTAATCTATGCAACGACAATTAATAAAACAAAATCATtttgtttttctattttcttGTCAATTTGAAcccaaaaatgaaaaagaaaagatgCTTCATTGATCATGTTGGAAAAGTCTAGAGACTTACTATAATGATGTTGGAGCTAGAATGCTAACATCCAGCATACAGCAATAATGATCGGGACGTATTTCTTGGTGCAACACAGCTAATATAGATCTACATCATCGATTTGAATTCTATATTATTGAATACTTGTAAAAGCAAAATACGTACAttcttatattaaatagtagATCTAAacacataattaaaaaaaatctaattAGTATTATAAATTTTAAAGTTGAATTTATagaatttaaattttgaattcgATTTTGTGTGATCACAAATACAATCATACTTGATTTGATGAAATTGTTTAATCTTAAAGGAGATCGATCTTCTATAATTTCGCACTCGAGAGATTATTTATTGGTTTCCTCCTTTTCTTTCATTAGCTCTTCGTGGGAGGGATACAATTTAGATCCGGTTTCAGAAACTCCTATTGATGGAGTCGTTTGACATGACCTTAATGTCTGGCGTATCACATCCTGAAATTGTAGAAAGCAAATCTTGACCCACCATGCATCGATATAAAAAAATGTAGATATTTTTCATTAGAAGGGGAGGGAACGTACGTAAGCTACCACCCAACTTTAATTTTGTAAAATGTGTGACTCCTTGGGCAGGTGGTGGATAGGCGCATGGCAGAATTAATCATCACAGAgtgatgatgatataatatatgTGCATCGTGGAGCGTGTTTAATTTAGACTTAAATTACTACTCCATCAACACTCATGCAGTCCTTTCCATATATAGAAAATCAAATCATTTAGATATATGCAATGTTGAATGTGGTCTCGTTGGTTCCCTCTCACCACCCATGACCCATGTTGCCCGTTCCCTACCTCATCTTCTCTGCTGCATCATCTGTCTTCAATTAACCACTTCATGTTTAGTAACTTTTCGCAAGGATAGCAGATAGATAGTATCTCTTCATTCTTCAGTTAATTTTTCTAATTCAAACTCTCTAATTATAAAATATATCTTTTTAATTGAGAGCAATTTTTTAATGAATCTTACGCGGTATGAATTCATATTAATTAAGATTCAATGTGAATTATACACACAAGAtggaaacaaaaaaaataaaaaatctttttAACATCCTAATTATATAGCTCAACATACAAGATTCTCAATTTTATGATATTTATCCAATATATAGTAATCATCAAAGTAGAGATATCTGAAGTTCATATAAGAGCAAAGTTTAGTGAGATTTTATCAAATGAGTAAAATGGACACTTCATGTTagtccattttacttgtcatatttctcttttacacattttttaataaaatattaattaaaaagataatttgactaaattacacTTGTTTATTTTTACGAACTCAATTTAATACTATTCTTTCTTTCATCTCATTAATCTCTCTCTGTATTTATTAAAATATGGGTAAAGATGGGAAAAAAACAAATTATATCTTAATATTTTATATgacaaatattttgaaccaaatactttttgataatcaagacaataaaaTGGAGTGGAAGGAGTAACACTTATTTTTcaaccataaataaataaattaagtcTTCGttatctggaaagagagagaagcTTAATTTAACGGAGACCAAAAAATTGACGTAGACCAAATGTCGGGTTGTGGAAGAGGTCAACTCCGTGCTTCATTCTTCGTTGAcgatatctatttttttttaatagcaAATTAGCAATGCAATACATTAGTCTCCAAATACATTACCACACGTCCATTACTTTCTCTAGAAGTCTTCATGAAATATCCACAAAACGTTGGCCACCCTTTTTCTTAGCTTTTCGTCATCCTTCCGTAGTTTTCTCTTTTACCAAAAAAGAAAATCATAGATAATTATGGAAATTTATATTTTAGATATTGCTAAACTTATTATACTAAACAGCTCTTTAAATACAGCACACTTGTCCCTGTTTCCTTGTTTCCCAACTCTATAAATCCATTGTTCTCCAAAAATCACTTCCAGACGAAGAAAAAAACATGGCTAAGCTTAGCACATTTTGCATGATAGCATTCCTCCTTCTCACACTAACTTGCGCTGCTTCCCGTCCGATGAGTACGCCTTATCACGACGTTACTCCGATGGAGCATAGTAAGGTATGTGTATTGGATTATTTATTATCTTCTAATCCCCATGTTTCAAATTTTTGTTAGCTTCTACGAAGGAGGTTTAAAAAACATTCTCATCCATTGGGAAATTCTGTTGTACAATTAGGTTATaacaataatttatttttatatataaataaatgaTTGAATCTTCCTAAACGTAAGGGAAGCTTTTAATTAGTGTAATGACAGAGCTGGTTCAAAAGAAAAGTTAGACCATAATTTCAAATTTTAGATATTAGcattattacaaaaaaaaattgaattcccTAGATTTAAATTTATGATTCCGCCACTAAATTTACATTTAAATTTTCACGGCTTAGAGCCGTGGAAGCATCTACTAATGCATCAGGGTATGCTGTCTATAGAGCAGCCCTTGGTGCGGTCCTTTCCCGAACCCTTGCTCACGTGGTATGCTTTTGTGCACTGGATTTCCCTTTTAACTGATTCCGTTGCTTGTGATTATTAATGCAGTATAAGGCAGCAGGGAAAGTAGAAGTGGACGAAAGATGTGAAGGTCTTGGAGAAGAAGAATGTTTGATGAGAAGAACGTTAGAGGCTCACCTTGATTATATCTATACCCAGAGGCATAAGCAACCCTAGATTTTCGTTTCTCTTTAGTTTTCTTCATTAAATATAGTtttattctttcttttcttcttcttcttcttcttttcttctctaGTTATATATGGACATGTGATGTATTAGTTAATGACGACTCTTCGACCTGGTCCCTTGTTTCGATCTAGATCAGTTATATATGTTATTGGTATCCCATCAATCTAATTCTTACATTtttttgatgatgatataaaaataaaaataaaaaactgaaaTTAGCTACAAACTTCGTCGTTAATCCGACGCAAAAATACTTGTAGTTGACAAAAATTTTGAATAATCCGTAGGTGAATAGAATTAACGATGGATAAGTTGTCTGTCTTAGTTCCTGTTAATTAGCAGTGATATATAATTCACAAGCTAATGtttatttaaatttgaattcGCATCGGAAAGTTTCATGTTGTTGTAAAGCTAGCGCTCTCTAACAAAAATAACTTTGTATCCACCCTagctcgaacccgagacctctaATTAAGGATGAAAAAGTTTGTGTTTCTATTGTTCTCTTGTTCTCTGACGTTATTAgtttattaatatggaagtgCATAATACTTTAAAACGAtgctttcctttttctttttaagttCTATTTTTTATCTGGAGTTGAGGATTTGTGAATGTGTAAGTGAAGTGTTTTTATTTCTGTAATATTTAAGTGTTcaatacttttaaaaaaagtttcGTTACGAAAGCTTTTCTTCTTAATAATAATATGATAGTGTTAATTATGCTGTCAAGTGACGTCTACGATTTCATCATTTCTCAACGAACACCTTTTTAAAAGAAAGGTAAAGCGCGACTAATTTATAATAGGGGTCCAAGCAAAATCATTAGTATATTAAAGTTTAATTTTCCGTTTAATAATTTCTCTCTTTACAAGTTACAATTTGAAATGCATAACATTATGTGCTAATATTACAGTATTGGTTGTTTCTATATTGAATAATTAACATGCCCTGTTTGGAGTCCCGAATATAATTTGTTTTTCCCTTTTTTGGTCGTATGCCTTCTTTGTGTTCGTCTGTATATATGGCAAAGTTGGTCGACACTAACTGTAATAATTACAAATAGGGAGACAACCGAGACTCTTTATAAAACTACtcctttttattttaatttatagaACAGGCGATTCGTTCTGACAACTTCAGACCAGATACACCTCTTTAAATTTATTGATTGTACAAGAAAAATCGGGCTACTTGATTGGTAAGGAATAGTTTTCGGAGAAAAAAGTTTTTGATATATAAACTCCACTTTTTGGTATTTTTATATTACTGGTTGTTTCATTACTTTTGCATACTCTAGATATTGTATTATACTCCAGTTAGGTACGGTTCAATTACTTCTTGATTACACATGCATATAAATAAATGTTTGGTGGATAATCTAGAAAGACCAACGTACGTTAATCTTAATATATTCTTGAGCGTGCTTTGAGACTGAAAACCTGAATCTACAAGGGTCAAACACCCCCACGATTCAATTTCTCAACGTAATGACGCTTGTAACATATACATTGGTTGGATTAAAGGTAGACCTAATAAAGGATTTTCTTCTCATTCGAACAGAAGGAAATCGAAGAGGCTTCCCCTATACATTACCAACTGTTTGCATTTGACATATGCCTCTTAATTAATAATCTGAGTTTAGCTTATATAATCGCAACAATAACAATTATGTTATTGGTCTCTATCAAAATCTAACTTCATAACCAAAAGTCTAAAGTTTCAAAAGTTAAAGCTCAAATTCTGATCTTCAAATTTAACGTTGAACTCTGTCA
The sequence above is a segment of the Lycium barbarum isolate Lr01 chromosome 6, ASM1917538v2, whole genome shotgun sequence genome. Coding sequences within it:
- the LOC132600211 gene encoding phytosulfokines-like, whose amino-acid sequence is MAKLSTFCMIAFLLLTLTCAASRPMSTPYHDVTPMEHSKYKAAGKVEVDERCEGLGEEECLMRRTLEAHLDYIYTQRHKQP